Proteins found in one Anaerolineae bacterium genomic segment:
- a CDS encoding [LysW]-lysine hydrolase produces the protein MKDGEAVEFLKDLLNIYSPSGEERALAIYLAEKLERLGLHAFVDQVGNVVASTSRLILPEPNLLFLGHIDTVPGFIPVREEGGKIFGRGAVDAKGPIAAFLVALARINPDSAVVFVGAVGEEAESLGAKHIIPSFRPLNAVIGEPGRWEGITLGYKGRLLIRYILSRPKFHTAAPSPTAPEEAFRFWQGLKAWAEEFNGAKSPFERIDLSLLEICSQEGEFSTSVEMKLGLRLPPGFKPSSAAHQASFLAGEATLEFSGEEEAFVADRNSPLVRAFLEAIRSEGGKPRFKLKTGTSDMNLAGHSWRCPILAYGPGDSSLDHTPWEHIEISDYLKAIKVWERVLKRFSGGRENGTVD, from the coding sequence ATGAAAGATGGAGAAGCTGTGGAATTCCTCAAAGACCTCCTGAACATTTACTCACCCTCGGGTGAAGAAAGAGCTCTGGCCATTTACCTGGCCGAAAAGCTTGAAAGGCTTGGGCTCCACGCCTTCGTGGACCAGGTGGGCAACGTGGTTGCTTCCACCTCTCGCTTAATCCTTCCCGAGCCTAACCTCCTTTTCCTTGGGCACATAGATACTGTTCCTGGGTTTATTCCAGTGCGGGAAGAGGGGGGGAAAATTTTCGGTCGGGGCGCTGTAGATGCCAAGGGCCCCATAGCGGCTTTTCTGGTTGCTCTGGCCAGGATAAACCCCGACAGCGCTGTAGTTTTCGTCGGGGCAGTGGGGGAGGAAGCCGAAAGCCTGGGGGCAAAGCATATAATTCCCAGCTTTCGCCCCCTTAATGCGGTAATCGGAGAGCCGGGCCGATGGGAAGGAATAACCCTGGGGTACAAGGGGCGGCTCCTCATACGGTATATCCTGTCCAGGCCGAAGTTTCACACGGCTGCGCCTTCCCCTACTGCTCCGGAGGAGGCTTTCCGGTTCTGGCAGGGGCTCAAGGCTTGGGCCGAGGAGTTCAACGGAGCAAAAAGCCCCTTTGAGAGGATAGATCTCTCCCTTCTGGAAATTTGTTCTCAGGAAGGGGAGTTTTCCACCTCAGTAGAGATGAAGCTGGGGCTACGCCTTCCCCCGGGCTTTAAACCTTCCTCAGCAGCTCACCAGGCTTCCTTTTTAGCCGGAGAGGCAACCCTCGAATTTTCGGGGGAAGAGGAAGCCTTCGTGGCCGACCGCAACAGTCCCCTTGTCAGGGCTTTCCTGGAAGCCATCCGAAGCGAGGGAGGAAAACCCCGTTTCAAACTTAAAACCGGCACATCCGATATGAACCTGGCAGGGCACTCTTGGCGCTGCCCCATCCTGGCTTACGGTCCCGGCGATTCCTCCCTGGACCACACCCCCTGGGAGCACATTGAAATTAGCGATTACCTGAAGGCCATAAAAGTTTGGGAAAGAGTCCTGAAGCGCTTTTCCGGAGGGCGAGAAAATGGAACCGTGGATTGA
- the argH gene encoding argininosuccinate lyase, translated as MEPWIESEMVRKFTASVNFDRRLYREDIRGSKAHVKMLAQQGLLSPEEAEAILRELEKIQEEIEKGEFRWKEEYEDLHLNIEAALIERLGETGAKLHTGRSRNDQIALDMRLYVREAAGKICEAITRVQEAIVDLAENHMDAIMPGYTHLQKAQPVLFSHHIMAYFWMLERDKGRFRDALQRADECPLGAGALAGSTLPLDPEFVARELGFSRSFHNSMDAVSDRDFILEFLSACSILMVHLSRLAEELILWSTREFGFIELAAPFTTGSSMMPQKRNPDVAELIRAKAGRVFGHLMALLTVLKGLPLAYNRDLQEDKEGLFDAVDTVLACLEVLAPMLRSIEVKKERAASEARDGFLLATDMAEYLVARGMPFRQAHAVVRKIAEYCRTGGKDPQELKVEELRAFSELFGEDFMEGFTAEASTRARRAPGCTSPERVKEQILEAKQKLKGG; from the coding sequence ATGGAACCGTGGATTGAATCGGAAATGGTGAGGAAATTTACCGCTTCCGTGAACTTTGACCGGAGGCTTTACCGAGAAGACATCCGGGGAAGCAAGGCTCATGTCAAAATGCTGGCGCAACAGGGCCTTCTTTCCCCTGAAGAGGCCGAAGCCATCCTCCGGGAGCTGGAGAAAATCCAGGAAGAGATAGAAAAAGGTGAGTTCAGGTGGAAGGAGGAGTACGAAGACCTCCACCTGAACATAGAGGCTGCTCTCATAGAGAGGCTTGGAGAAACAGGGGCTAAGCTTCACACTGGGAGGAGCCGGAACGACCAGATTGCTCTGGATATGCGCCTTTACGTTCGCGAGGCTGCAGGGAAAATCTGTGAAGCCATAACCCGGGTGCAGGAAGCCATCGTTGACCTGGCGGAAAATCACATGGATGCAATAATGCCAGGCTACACTCACCTTCAGAAAGCCCAGCCAGTGCTCTTTTCCCACCACATTATGGCCTATTTCTGGATGCTGGAAAGGGACAAGGGGCGATTCCGTGATGCGCTCCAGCGAGCTGATGAGTGTCCTCTGGGAGCTGGGGCTTTAGCCGGAAGCACTCTCCCCCTCGACCCCGAATTTGTAGCTCGGGAACTGGGCTTCTCCCGGAGCTTCCACAATAGCATGGACGCTGTAAGCGACCGAGATTTCATCCTGGAGTTCCTTTCAGCTTGCTCAATCCTCATGGTGCACCTATCTCGCCTGGCTGAAGAATTAATCCTGTGGTCCACCCGAGAATTCGGCTTCATAGAGCTGGCGGCCCCCTTCACTACTGGCTCCAGCATGATGCCCCAGAAGAGGAACCCCGATGTGGCGGAACTCATAAGAGCGAAGGCCGGAAGGGTGTTCGGTCACCTTATGGCTCTCCTCACGGTCCTCAAGGGCCTTCCCCTGGCCTATAACCGAGACCTTCAGGAAGACAAAGAAGGCCTTTTTGATGCGGTAGATACCGTCCTGGCCTGCCTTGAAGTTTTAGCGCCGATGCTTCGCTCCATTGAAGTCAAGAAAGAGCGGGCAGCTTCAGAGGCAAGGGATGGCTTTCTGCTGGCCACAGACATGGCCGAATACCTCGTGGCCAGAGGGATGCCTTTCCGTCAGGCTCACGCTGTGGTGAGGAAGATAGCAGAATACTGCCGGACAGGGGGAAAGGACCCTCAGGAGCTAAAGGTGGAAGAACTGCGGGCTTTCTCCGAACTTTTTGGAGAAGATTTTATGGAAGGCTTCACCGCTGAAGCTTCCACCAGGGCAAGGCGTGCCCCAGGTTGCACCTCCCCGGAGCGGGTCAAAGAGCAAATCCTTGAAGCGAAACAAAAACTAAAAGGAGGTTAG
- a CDS encoding argininosuccinate synthase — MKKIVLAYSGGLDTSVSIRWLREKYDAEVIALTVDIGQEKDIEAIRRKALAIGAVKAITVDAREEFIKDFVFPALKAGAIYEGDYLLSTALARPLIVKHLVKVAREEGATAVAHGCTGKGNDQVRFDVSTGALAPDLEVIAPVREWGMTREEEIEYAHKHGIPVPATLSSPYSIDANLWGRSIECGVLEDPWQEPPEEVFEWTKPVEAAPAKPYYLQIDFEEGIPVALDGEKLSGVELVSRLNQIAGEYGVGRIDHIENRLVGIKSREVYEAPAAVVLFEAHRKLEKMTLTKEVLRFNAQVAATYADLVYNGLWFSPLKKALDAYVDAVQKVVTGTVRVKLEKGVARVVGVRSPYSLYDYNLATYDKADAFDHRAAVGFIKLWGLPLRVKARVQGL; from the coding sequence ATGAAAAAGATAGTCTTAGCTTACTCGGGCGGTCTTGACACTTCTGTTTCCATCCGCTGGTTGAGGGAAAAATACGATGCTGAAGTAATTGCCCTGACCGTGGACATAGGTCAGGAAAAGGACATTGAAGCCATCCGCCGCAAGGCGCTCGCTATCGGAGCCGTAAAAGCTATAACGGTAGACGCCAGGGAGGAGTTCATAAAGGATTTCGTCTTCCCGGCCCTGAAAGCCGGCGCCATATACGAAGGCGATTACCTCTTATCTACAGCCCTGGCCCGTCCTCTTATCGTAAAGCACCTGGTAAAAGTGGCCAGGGAAGAAGGAGCCACAGCTGTAGCCCATGGTTGCACCGGCAAAGGCAATGACCAGGTCCGATTTGATGTCTCCACAGGTGCCCTCGCCCCTGATCTGGAAGTGATCGCCCCGGTGCGAGAATGGGGGATGACCAGGGAGGAAGAGATCGAATACGCCCATAAACATGGGATACCCGTCCCGGCAACCCTCAGCAGCCCCTACAGCATAGATGCTAATCTCTGGGGCCGGAGCATAGAATGCGGGGTTCTGGAAGACCCCTGGCAAGAGCCCCCGGAAGAGGTCTTTGAATGGACCAAGCCCGTTGAAGCTGCCCCTGCCAAACCTTATTATCTCCAGATAGACTTTGAAGAAGGAATCCCTGTCGCTCTGGACGGAGAGAAACTTTCGGGGGTTGAACTCGTGAGCCGCCTCAACCAGATAGCGGGGGAGTACGGAGTTGGCCGCATAGACCACATTGAGAATAGGCTTGTGGGGATAAAATCTCGTGAGGTCTACGAAGCCCCCGCCGCTGTGGTCCTCTTTGAAGCCCACCGCAAGCTGGAAAAGATGACCTTAACCAAAGAGGTGCTGCGGTTCAATGCCCAGGTGGCCGCAACCTATGCCGACCTGGTCTACAATGGGCTCTGGTTCTCACCCCTGAAAAAAGCCCTGGACGCTTATGTGGATGCCGTCCAAAAGGTGGTCACGGGCACAGTAAGGGTAAAGCTGGAAAAAGGGGTAGCACGCGTGGTGGGAGTTCGTTCCCCCTACTCCCTTTACGACTATAACCTTGCCACTTACGACAAAGCTGATGCCTTTGACCACAGGGCTGCGGTGGGCTTCATAAAACTGTGGGGACTTCCCCTCCGGGTAAAGGCGAGGGTGCAGGGACTTTAA
- a CDS encoding 50S ribosomal protein L25 has protein sequence MEAIELIVERRTLLGKKSKRLLEAGYVPGVIYGHVDSSIPIQVARKDLREVIRKAGFSRLITLKIKGESTSHLVLLKDLQRDPITHRVRHVDFYKVAAEEKITAEVPLVFRGESPAVASGVGVLLYSMESLEVECLPADLPPEIEVDLSVLREIDDAILVKDLKLPPGVTPAVPLDEEIVRVVRAGEEEVEEEAPARPAEVEVVAKGKAAKEKEEED, from the coding sequence ATGGAAGCTATTGAACTCATAGTTGAGAGGAGAACTCTTCTGGGCAAAAAGAGCAAGCGCCTTCTGGAAGCGGGTTACGTCCCTGGAGTAATTTACGGCCACGTGGACAGCTCCATTCCCATTCAGGTGGCCCGTAAGGATCTGAGGGAAGTCATAAGGAAGGCGGGGTTCAGCCGCCTTATAACTCTCAAAATCAAAGGGGAAAGCACCTCTCACCTGGTGCTTCTGAAGGACCTGCAGAGGGATCCCATAACCCACAGGGTTCGCCACGTGGACTTTTACAAGGTAGCAGCAGAGGAAAAGATAACGGCAGAGGTGCCCCTTGTTTTCAGAGGCGAGTCCCCTGCCGTTGCCTCGGGAGTCGGTGTCCTGCTTTATTCCATGGAGTCTTTAGAGGTGGAATGTCTCCCAGCTGACCTCCCGCCAGAAATTGAGGTGGACCTGTCGGTCCTCAGAGAAATTGATGACGCCATTTTAGTGAAGGATCTCAAGCTACCCCCAGGTGTTACTCCGGCCGTTCCTCTGGATGAGGAAATCGTGAGGGTGGTCAGGGCCGGAGAGGAGGAAGTAGAAGAGGAAGCGCCAGCTCGCCCGGCAGAGGTTGAAGTTGTAGCCAAGGGTAAAGCTGCAAAGGAGAAGGAGGAAGAAGATTAA
- a CDS encoding cbb3-type cytochrome c oxidase subunit I, translated as MGWNEKWTLRFAVVALIFLAMTGFEGVLMRTYLSAPQALEGFERAFSVIRVIPRELTPADYFYSMMTVHPIVGVYGFAYMAVMGAFYFLVPYLLKKEIRHRKLVPLNFWLQTIGVLTCWASGFFLLFNSLYTLYWPLPVSFDRVPLSGTIAFTVGAAMIMVNILLFSFNIFSTVLSKSNPQSYTFGQFFRAAFGISRLMRLLGKEDKTAVPLDYNGLPVFIVAVARGSIDTVINAVVLLTAGALILIYGLATLFGHPLNPMAVDALVYKNWFWWGLDMVADGNVLIYTAGVWYLLIPLLVGRQLYGEPVVRTVIMADLLISLGVWSHHLLGDRVQPLVMRLLSGQFITWGEFITMGLTIFASLMTIWKAQPVKITPPLLFILGSIFGFIMGGTAGLIQANVGLNLVLHNTQWVIMTHAHTMLLTGLSNLLFAVVYALVPMLTGKEIRSRALTLAHFWFWTAGSVLMTYVMGLAGAQGMLRRMLYPQPNIYQPFLDIAWVGGILMTLGFLAFLINIIATIGWDNLLRLVVERRPAASAA; from the coding sequence ATGGGCTGGAACGAGAAATGGACCCTGCGCTTTGCCGTTGTCGCCCTTATTTTCCTGGCGATGACCGGGTTTGAGGGGGTCCTTATGCGCACTTACTTATCCGCCCCTCAGGCGTTGGAAGGCTTTGAGCGAGCCTTCAGCGTCATACGCGTAATTCCCCGAGAACTAACTCCAGCTGATTATTTTTACAGCATGATGACTGTTCACCCTATCGTCGGCGTTTATGGCTTCGCCTACATGGCAGTGATGGGTGCCTTCTATTTTCTGGTCCCCTACCTCCTCAAAAAGGAAATCCGCCACAGGAAATTGGTCCCCCTAAACTTTTGGCTCCAGACGATAGGAGTCCTCACCTGCTGGGCCTCCGGCTTCTTCCTCCTTTTCAACTCCCTCTACACCTTATACTGGCCCCTGCCTGTTTCCTTCGATCGAGTGCCACTGTCAGGGACGATTGCCTTCACCGTTGGTGCGGCAATGATTATGGTTAACATCCTGCTTTTCTCCTTCAACATCTTCAGCACAGTCCTTTCCAAGAGCAATCCCCAGTCTTACACCTTCGGACAGTTCTTCAGGGCTGCGTTCGGCATCTCGCGCCTCATGCGTCTCTTGGGCAAAGAAGATAAAACCGCTGTCCCTCTGGATTACAATGGCCTTCCCGTTTTCATCGTCGCGGTAGCACGAGGCTCTATTGATACTGTCATCAACGCTGTGGTCCTTCTCACCGCTGGAGCGTTGATTCTGATTTATGGGCTGGCGACCCTCTTCGGCCATCCCCTCAACCCGATGGCTGTGGACGCCTTGGTCTACAAGAATTGGTTCTGGTGGGGATTGGACATGGTGGCCGACGGCAACGTCCTCATTTATACCGCCGGGGTTTGGTACCTGCTCATCCCATTGCTGGTGGGCCGGCAGCTTTACGGCGAACCAGTGGTGCGGACGGTCATCATGGCGGACCTGCTCATATCTTTGGGAGTTTGGAGCCACCACCTCCTGGGCGACCGGGTGCAGCCACTGGTGATGCGGCTCCTTTCAGGTCAGTTCATCACCTGGGGCGAATTTATCACCATGGGATTGACCATCTTTGCCTCGCTTATGACCATCTGGAAGGCCCAACCGGTGAAAATTACACCGCCGCTCCTGTTCATTCTGGGCTCCATTTTTGGCTTCATTATGGGCGGCACGGCAGGGTTAATACAGGCTAATGTAGGGCTTAATTTAGTGCTCCACAACACCCAGTGGGTTATTATGACTCATGCCCACACAATGCTGCTGACAGGCCTTAGCAACCTGCTGTTTGCCGTCGTCTACGCGCTGGTGCCAATGCTCACCGGCAAGGAGATCCGTAGCCGGGCTCTCACTCTGGCCCACTTCTGGTTCTGGACTGCCGGTTCAGTGCTGATGACCTACGTTATGGGGCTGGCCGGCGCACAGGGGATGCTGCGGCGGATGCTTTACCCGCAACCGAATATCTACCAGCCTTTCCTGGACATAGCTTGGGTGGGGGGTATCCTGATGACCTTGGGCTTCCTGGCCTTCCTGATTAACATTATCGCCACCATTGGTTGGGATAATCTCCTGAGGCTGGTAGTAGAACGGCGCCCTGCGGCCTCCGCGGCATAA